The following nucleotide sequence is from Sulfurirhabdus autotrophica.
TAACGCTCTCTTTTTCCTCAGCAGAAATCCTGGTATGTCGAGGGTCATGAGCCAATGCTGCAGCTGAAGCCACCCAATAGGGTAAAGGCGTCTGTTTTTTGTAGGAATCGATGTACGAGAAGGCAAGCTTGGCTTTTTTTGTTGCCCAGATAAATCTTTCCGGCCATTCCTGTAGCAGCCAGTATGCATGGCGTAAAAGATTTAAACGATCACCCAGCCGCAGCCCGCCAAAAGGATTTTGGCTTCCACTGTAGGTCACTCCAAGTGGCAGCTCTCCCAATTCACCGGCAATAACCTGACGAAGTTTAGAACTGTGCCCTTTTGACGCAACCAGGCGAATCAATGTATGTAGTCCCTTGAAAAAGCTCAATGCATACAATGATCCTATTTGATTGTCTTCGAACCAACCAGTTTCCAGTGCCGTTAGAATCTGTTTTTGCCATCCCATAAAAGCATCTGGGATGAGCTCATCCCGTTGGAGTGCTTTTTTGCTCCAGTTATATTCGCAAGTTGCGCAGAATGACGTGGGGATGCGTTCGGGTAGTAACGATTTGCCAAAATCGGACAGATGATAGGCTAGTGGTTGTTGACAACCAGGACAGGCATCAATAAGGAGCCGTCGATGTATGGGGCATGTAACGAGGTAGGCGACTTTCCACCACCGTCTGAAATAGGGAACGGTATCTGAACGCAGGCAGTCAGGGCAGAGCTGAAGCCCAAAACCGAATACCTTTTGCCCTCTGCGGCGACTAGTTAAAATTCCTTGTGCATTGCCATGTGGATCAATGTCTTCA
It contains:
- a CDS encoding TniQ family protein; its protein translation is MKAPILPVRCPPLPDELLSSWLIRLAWLNAEKLYTFRRRFWMHPGSPWSRNIDLILPDDALAYISKMTLITPESLVNHMLKGYLGTLFEDIDPHGNAQGILTSRRRGQKVFGFGLQLCPDCLRSDTVPYFRRWWKVAYLVTCPIHRRLLIDACPGCQQPLAYHLSDFGKSLLPERIPTSFCATCEYNWSKKALQRDELIPDAFMGWQKQILTALETGWFEDNQIGSLYALSFFKGLHTLIRLVASKGHSSKLRQVIAGELGELPLGVTYSGSQNPFGGLRLGDRLNLLRHAYWLLQEWPERFIWATKKAKLAFSYIDSYKKQTPLPYWVASAAALAHDPRHTRISAEEKESVKRFLEKNGLPASRNQVNRWLGRWYVSRHKEGNWLFNPETHSTN